From Clostridiaceae bacterium:
AAAGTTAAAGCCTCTTTGCAGTGCAGGTGCGTCAGATTTTTTCTTTGCTGTCTGTCTTCCTTTTCTAACCAGCTGATTAAACGTTGGCATCCATCCACCTCCTTTCAATAATTATTTCCTAATATAGAGTAAAACTTTTATACAAAGTTATAATCTTTTAAATAAACTATTATATAAAGCTATAATCCAAGTTTATTTTAATAAAGCAGCAGCAGCTGCTCCAACTTCTATTCCACAAGCTTTACCAAGCTGTTTCATGCTTTCTACATATACAATTTCAATTGATTTTAATTTACATTGTGTTATAACATTTTCTGTTACTTTTGGGTCAGCATCATTTGCAATGAAAACAACTTTAGCTTTATCAGCCGCTATTGCTTTAGCTGTTTGCTTTATTCCTACTGTTTTATTTTTCCCCTTTAAACTTTCTAACACAACCTAACCTCCAAAAAGGATTACTTACAGGTTCATGCACTGCAATATTCTATCACCCATAATATTATTTTGTCAAGAGTTAACCCTGCTCAGAGAGAGGGTTACAGAACTGAGGGACATTTCTTAACGTAATTGAGGGACATTTCTTAACGCAAAAGAAAATCTTCTTGCCCGGAAAGGAATGTCCCTCTTCCTTTACTCTGCTGATGTAGTTATTTGAATGTCCTTATACCTGCTCATTCCTGTACCTGCTGGGATAAGTTTTCCAATGATAACATTTTCTTTTAATCCTACTAATGGGTCTA
This genomic window contains:
- a CDS encoding 50S ribosomal protein L7ae-like protein — encoded protein: MLESLKGKNKTVGIKQTAKAIAADKAKVVFIANDADPKVTENVITQCKLKSIEIVYVESMKQLGKACGIEVGAAAAALLK